A stretch of Podospora bellae-mahoneyi strain CBS 112042 chromosome 5, whole genome shotgun sequence DNA encodes these proteins:
- a CDS encoding hypothetical protein (CAZy:GH5; EggNog:ENOG503P066; COG:G) produces the protein MKIVSMFLALASLTQAAPSHQNQYQNDLSNRQAGSWPFGPFVTSVGKIRDTTGKNIVYAGTNWPGHGEVMIPEGLQYQSIEYIVTKIKSIGMNAIRLTFAIEMIDQIYANNGQDITIQRAFTQALGQANGTRILNQVLAKNPQFTASTTRLQVFDAVAAELARQQIYVHLDNHISKGMWCCSGTDGNTWWGDTYFNTANWVRGLSYMANHGRNWAGLVSIGLRNEPREPTNNNALRSSSYNWQSLYNFHKQGASAISKANPALLIFLSGINYDTTVAPFFDGSTLPPGNTRFSLSDFPGYANKLVLEVHNYETGINSCSSLQYNLFNKGFKAMTSEAKIQFPVLLTEFGFAMDANTWRGTYATCLASYLPSQKAGWTIWVLAGSYYVREGIQDYDEGWGLLTRDWREWRSQGYVDGLFRGMVRNSLAG, from the exons ATGAAGATTGTTTCAATGTTTCTGGCGCTGGCCAGCCTCACTCAAGCAGCACCAAGCCACCAAAACCAATACCAAAATGACCTCTCTAACCGACAGGCCGGATCCTGGCCCTTTGGCCCTTTTGTCACCTCCGTCGGGAAGATTCGCGACACAACCGGCAAAAACATCGTGTACGCCGGCACAAACTGGCCCGGCCATGGCGAGGTCATGATCCCGGAGGGTCTGCAATACCAGTCCATCGAATACATCgtcaccaagatcaagagCATCGGCATGAACGCCATCCGTCTCACTTTCGCAATCGAAATGATCGACCAAATCTACGCCAACAACGGACAAGACATTACCATCCAGCGCGCCTTCACCCAAGCACTTGGCCAAGCCAACGGCACCAGAATCCTCAACCAAGTCCTCGCAAAGAACCCACAGTTCACTGCCTCGACAACCAGACTCCAAGTATTCGACGCCGTTGCCGCCGAGCTAGCCAGGCAACAGATTTATGTCCATCTTGACAACCACATCTCAAAAGGAATGTGGTGCTGCTCCGGCACCGACGGCAACACCTGGTGGGGAGACACCTACTTTAACACCGCCAACTGGGTCAGAGGACTGTCTTACATGGCTAACCAC gGCCGAAACTGGGCCGGCCTAGTCTCCATCGGCCTCCGGAACGAGCCCCGCGaaccaacaaacaacaacgccctccgctcctcctcctacaACTGGCAATCCCTCTACAACTTCCACAAACAAGGTGCCTCCGCCATCAGCAAAGCCAATCCTGCCTTGCTAATCTTCCTCTCCGGCATCAACTACGACACCACTGTCGCGCCTTTTTTCGATGGTTcgaccctccccccaggGAACACCCGTTTCTCTCTGTCAGACTTCCCCGGATATGCGAACAAACTCGTGCTGGAAGTCCACAACTACGAAACGGGGATAAATAGCTGTTCCTCACTGCAATACAATCTCTTTAACAAGGGCTTCAAAGCCATGACGTCTGAAGCAAAGATCCAGTTCCCGGTTTTGTTGACTGAGTTTGGGTTTGCGATGGATGCGAATACCTGGCGGGGTACATACGCGACTTGTTTGGCTAGTTATCTGCCCAGCCAGAAGGCGGGGTGGACGATCTgggtgttggcggggagTTATTATGTGCGGGAGGGGATACAAGATTATGAtgaggggtgggggttgttgacgcGGGAttggagggagtggaggagcCAGGGGTATGTGGATGGGTTGTTTAGGGGAATGGTGAGGAATTCTCTTGCGGGGTAG
- a CDS encoding hypothetical protein (CAZy:AA7; EggNog:ENOG503NWXH; COG:C) — protein MSLSTCCAAILAALGSSKVSAPGNFRYTSSLSSYYSLQTSQTQPDCIVQPASAADVSTAVTILAANSANPACRFAVRSGGHMFHAQASNIAGGVTLDLRDLNEITLVNGNADVRLGVGLTWGEVYAQLDPLGLTVAGGRIASVGVGGYIVGGGLSFLSPKVGFAADTVSKYEVVLANGTLVEATATQNSDLLRALRGGGNNLGIVTRVTMKTHTQGLMWGGTMMHPTTTLHNHLLAFIDFNKATGYDENASLITSLVYYYGISHTISTQMAYTGPPSSSPPAAFSNFLSVPWVTTNYARVNTMRNLTVEAGASIPGSSRNLWWTQTAVCNLQVLGAAYQIWWDSHSSVQNIPGIVWTMTFQPLPPSIYNRNPTTNSLGFNSPSRSNQPLVVIQLIASWASSLDDAFIRTKARELYDSLTSELVTKSATDPWVYLNYAADWQDPITGYGTGNVAALQAARTKYDPNGVFTSRVPGGFKIPV, from the exons ATGTCTCTCTCCACTTGT TGTGCGGCTATTCTGGCTGCTCTCGGAAGCTCCAAGGTCTCTGCTCCGGGGAACTTCAGGTACACATCATCGTTGTCGTCCTACTATTCTCTGCAAACATCCCAGACACAGCCGGACTGCATTGTGCAGCCAGCATCAGCTGCCGATGTTTCCACCGCCGTGACTATTCTCGCAGCCAATTCTGCCAATCCGGCATGTCGCTTTGCTGTTCGGTCAGGAGGACACATGTTCCATGCCCAAGCCTCCAACATCGCCGGTGGTGTTACCCTTGATCTGAGAGACCTCAACGAGATTACTCTTGTCAATGGAAACGCAGACGTGCGTTTGGGTGTGGGCTTGACCTGGGGAGAGGTCTACGCTCAGCTAGACCCCTTGGGCCTGACCGTTGCTGGCGGAAGAATCGCGAGcgtgggtgttggtggctaCATCGTCGGCGGAGGACTGTCCTTCCTCTCGCCAAAGGTTGGCTTCGCCGCCGATACTGTCTCCAAGTACGAAGTCGTCTTGGCCAACGGCACATTGGTTGAAGCCACAGCCACCCAGAACTCTGACCTGCTGCGTGCTCTTCGCGGAGGTGGCAACAATCTGGGCATCGTCACCCGCGTGACGATGAAGACACACACCCAGGGGCTAATGTGGGGAGGAACCATGATGCACCCTACCACGACACTTCACAACCACCTCTTGGCATTCATTGACTTCAACAAGGCCACTGGATACGACGAGAAtgcctccctcatcaccagtcTTGTCTACTACTACGGCATCAGCCATACCATCTCAACTCAGATGGCGTACACTGGGCCCCCTTCGTCGTCGCCACCCGCTGCGTTCTCTAACTTTTTGAGCGTCCCATGGGTCACAACCAACTACGCCAGGGTGAACACCATGAGAAACCTGACTGTCGAAGCAGGAGCCAGCATTCCAGGTAGCAGCCG caacctctGGTGGACCCAAACAGCAGTCTGCAACCTCCAAGTCCTCGGCGCGGCCTACCAAATCTGGTGGGACTCCCACTCCTCGGTCCAAAACATCCCCGGCATCGTCTGGACCATGACCTtccagcccctcccccccagcatTTACAACCGCAACCCGACCACCAACTCTCTCGGGTTCAACTCCCCCAGCCGCAGCAATCAGCCCTTGGTTGTCATCCAGCTGATCGCTTCGTGGGCTAGTTCCCTCGATGATGCTTTTATAAGGACAAAGGCGAGGGAGTTGTACGATTCTCTTACGTCGGAGTTGGTGACCAAGAGCGCGACGGATCCGTGGGTGTATCTGAACTATGCGGCTGATTGGCAGGATCCGATTACGGGGTATGGGACTGGGAATGTGGCTGCTCTGCAGGCGGCGAGGACGAAGTATGATCCGAACGGGGTTTTTACTAGTAGGGTGCCGGGGGGGTTTAAGATTCCggtttga
- a CDS encoding hypothetical protein (EggNog:ENOG503PBJV; COG:S), with product MSTRYEYLYLETGHIRLLHILSVSPEIRVRIDVVPLDTDPAPIYAALSYLWGKDTPFSRVIVEPHGRYVDIARNLTVCFQHLDAFIGTNIWIDAVCINQEDDEEKSRQVSRMGSIYERATKVLSWLGPSADNSDAAIDGISNYGKAAVDAGLLDIKKELLETWPDVGDDPANMRARDAVVELMVKANAAEGDADRAAERFPRLAFAAITRREYFNRVWIKQEITLARNSIVLCGFKQTDAESFHASLLFYGLLIVWETNEYRAGRHARIPGPFSIEELMAAPDGPWALLKQTTTDPAAGSAFSGRRKFLREGGKKPLFELLHTSYVRNGALGLRSTKPLDKIYALLGIAADAVESGIYTDYTKTPDEAFEQAARFLIAQGHVDILKWCRTRRVNPPTWVPDFGANLSYTWSDDMGVPLFKATGSKSQPKTLVHEMNGPRPASLRLHGVCLDTAAAVGSVFVHNDGMKYPQEAARQLFLNVKAFLERTSKYTKDQWDDALWRIPICDREYHPTSMYFQRATLERSGRQFELLRTQPVDDEKVMAETMSYQATMQYENGARPILLTAGYVGLGPMETMAEDIVVLLYGGSTPFVLRSTRTRGEYYLVGEAYIYGVMDGEMMDKGLEEEVFTLC from the coding sequence ATGAGCACCCGATACGAATATTTATATCTCGAAACTGGACacatccgcctccttcaTATTCTCTCTGTTTCCCCCGAGATACGCGTCCGCATCGATGTTGTCCCTCTCGACACCGACCCCGCCCCCATCTACGCGGCATTATCCTATCTCTGGGGCAAAGACACACCGTTCTCTCGCGTCATTGTCGAGCCTCATGGGCGATACGTCGATATCGCACGCAACCTGACCGTATGCTTTCAACACCTCGATGCTTTCATCGGGACCAACATTTGGATCGACGCAGTGTGTATCAACcaggaagatgacgaggaaaaGTCGCGCCAGGTTTCACGAATGGGGTCCATTTATGAACGTGCCACCAAGGTGCTGTCCTGGCTTGGCCCCTCTGCTGACAACAGTGATGCTGCCATAGACGGCATCTCCAACTATGGGAAGGCGGCCGTGGATGCCGGTCTGCTTGACATCAAGAAGGAACTCCTCGAGACTTGGCCAGATGTGGGTGACGACCCTGCCAATATGCGCGCAAGGGATGCAGTGGTGGAACTCATGGTCAAGGCGAACGCAGCCGAGGGTGATGCAGACCGTGCTGCTGAGCGGTTCCCACGTCTTGCATTTGCTGCGATTACTCGTCGGGAGTATTTCAATCGCGTCTGGATCAAGCAGGAAATTACGCTTGCGCGCAATTCCATTGTCCTTTGTGGCTTCAAGCAAACCGATGCCGAGTCATTCCACGCCTCTCTTCTGTTCTATGGCCTGCTGATTGTCTGGGAAACCAACGAGTACAGAGCCGGTCGACATGCTCGAATTCCGGGACCCTTCTCCATCGAAGAACTGATGGCTGCGCCAGACGGCCCTTGGGCCCTCTTGAAACAAACGACCACGGACCCCGCCGCCGGATCAGCCTTCTCAGGCCGGCGCAAGTTCCTACGTGAAGGTGGCAAGAAGCCTCTATTCGAACTCCTCCACACTTCATACGTGAGGAACGGTGCTCTCGGCCTGCGGTCCACAAAACCCTTGGACAAGATCTACGCCCTGCTTGGTATCGCGGCAGACGCAGTTGAATCGGGAATTTACACAGACTACACCAAGACACCCGACGAAGCTTTCGAACAAGCAGCAAGGTTCCTCATCGCCCAAGGCCATGTCGATATCCTCAAGTGGTGTCGCACACGACGGGTCAACCCACCGACATGGGTCCCCGACTTCGGTGCCAATCTCTCGTACACGTGGTCTGACGATATGGGCGTCCCGTTATTCAAAGCAACAGGGTCCAAGTCCCAACCGAAAACTTTAGTTCACGAGATGAATGGCCCGCGACCCGCCTCGCTTCGACTGCATGGTGTTTGTCTTGACACTGCTGCGGCGGTTGGCAGTGTCTTTGTCCACAACGACGGGATGAAATATCCCCAGGAAGCCGCTCGCCAGTTGTTTCTTAACGTCAAGGCGTTCCTCGAGCGGACATCAAAGTATACAAAGGACCAGTGGGACGATGCGTTATGGCGCATTCCCATCTGCGACAGGGAGTACCACCCTACATCTATGTACTTTCAGCGGGCTACCCTCGAACGATCAGGCAGGCAGTTTGAACTGTTACGCACCCAACCGGTGGATGACGAGAAGGTTATGGCGGAAACCATGTCTTATCAGGCCACGATGCAGTATGAGAATGGTGCGCGTCCTATCCTTTTGACGGCTGGTTATGTTGGGCTGGGTCCGATGGAGACAATGGCGGAGGACATCGTTGTGCTCTTGTATGGCGGGTCGACCCCTTTTGTGCTGAGATCTACGAGGACTCGGGGCGAGTATTATCTTGTTGGGGAGGCGTATATTTACGGCGTGATGGAcggggagatgatggataaggggctggaggaggaggtgtttaCTCTGTGCTAG
- a CDS encoding hypothetical protein (EggNog:ENOG503NYVA; COG:S), which translates to MLRSYPRWDSLVSETGNDQADSLVQQIIDRSSGVFLWVTLVTWLLREGLTNDDKYEEEDYALGEPERMIATLQQRTSQAASVFRRVNGWCKGLLERNHDEIEFLHRTLYDFLSTPEMQ; encoded by the exons ATGCTACGGTCTTACCCTCGTTGGGACAGCCTTGTCTCCGAGACCGGCAACGACCAAGCAGACTCCCTGGTTCAGCAGATCATCGACAGATCAAGCGGGGTGTTTCTTTGGGTGACGCTTGTGACTTGGCTTCTCCGCGAGGGCCTTACCAACGACGACA AGtacgaggaagaagattaTGCCCTCGGCGAGCCAGAGAGGATGATAGCTACCCTACAGCAACGAACATCTCAGGCAGCCAGTGTCTTTCGGCGCGTCAACGGCTGGTGTAAGGGTTTGCTAGAACGCAATCATGATGAGATTGAGTTTCTCCACCGAACTCTTTATGACTTTCTCTCCACCCCCGAGATGCAGTAA
- a CDS encoding hypothetical protein (EggNog:ENOG503NYVA; COG:S) — translation MKPVAVLAVAGNVLQFLEFTWKLFSNAGNILASAGSSSEESAHLDDICRTLQDFTTQLKRDTSSNNSTRKWEPMLTRADACERDCEKLLAITTKLRAMTQNGKASKCWASFKIAIAEVWKANDIEALISRISDHRSGIILELCPTTSEVVQRMQSDLRQWGAFNSLRHKEILNTLQPWTKLVQGP, via the exons ATGAAGCCAGTCGCCGTACTCGCCGTGGCAGGCAATGTGCTGCAGTTTCTGGAGTTCACTTGGAAGCTTTTCAGCAATGCTGGAAATATCCTAGCGTCAGCTGGAAGTTCTAGCGAGGAAAGTGCTCACCTTGATGATATTTGTCGAACACTGCAAGATTTCACCACTCAACTAAAACGCGACACCTCTTCTAATAATTCCACAAGGAAATGGGAGCCTATGCTCACACGTGCCGATGCGTGCGAGAGGGACTGCGAGAAGCTTTTGGCTATCACGACAAAGCTAAGGGCAATGACGCAGAACGGCAAAGCGTCAAAGTGCTGGGCCAGTTTCAAGATCGCCATTGCAGAGGTGTGGAAGGCCAATGACATTGAAGCTTTGATTTCACGGATCTCCGATCATAGGAGCGGCATCATTCTTGAGCTATGTCCTACGACAAG TGAAGTGGTCCAACGGATGCAGTCTGACCTTCGACAATGGGGGGCTTTCAACTCTCTAAGACACAAAGAGATACTTAATACACTGCAACCCTGGACGAAATTGGTACAGGGACCCTAA
- a CDS encoding hypothetical protein (CAZy:CE1; COG:O; EggNog:ENOG503NYSJ), producing MKTVAVLSLLASLASAASLTLVTENFGPNPRNNPFYIYVPDVLPPNPAILVNPHWCHGTAPAAFSGSQYATLASQHGFIVIYPQSSPAQANSDKCWDVSSKETLTHNGGGDSLGVVSMVKWTINKYNADPKRVFVTGVSSGGMMTQVLLGSYPDVFAAGAAFAGVPFGCFAPAGNNTGAFGYWSDDCAKGRVTKTPAQWADLVKSAYPGYDGWRPKLQLFHGTNDEILDYVNHQEGIKQWAEVLGVGVTPVSVTPNTPISGWTKSVYGAEGWLEGYSAAGVPHDIRVQEATVMAFFELACKGEDCFRWGDGEWFDAEPSATTSSVVVSTTGAPVTMTSTSSTSVRVTTPSATSTSSRVTTTFVTSTSTAAPVAGQPLWAQCGGMGFNGPTACAVGTCTIYNPYYAQCVPRTGVPIW from the exons ATGAAGACTGTCGCGGTTCTTTCTCTGCTGGCCTCGTTGGCCTCGGCGGCTTCGCTGACGCTGGTCACGGAGAACTTTGGTCCTAACCCCCGCAAC AACCCCTTCTACATCTACGTCCCCGacgtcctcccccccaacccagccatcctcgtcaaccCCCACTGGTGCCACGGCACCGCTCCCGCCGCCTTCTCCGGCTCCCAGTacgccaccctcgcctcccagCATGGCTTCATCGTCATCTACCCCCAGTCCTCCCCCGCCCAAGCAAACTCGGACAAGTGCTGGGATGTCTCCTCCAAGGAAACCCTCACCcacaacggcggcggcgactCCCTCGGCGTCGTCTCCATGGTCAAGTGGACAATCAACAAGTACAACGCCGACCCCAAGCGCGTCTTCGTCACCGGTGTCTCCTCCGGCGGCATGATGACCCAGGTGCTGCTTGGATCTTACCCCGATGTGTTCGCTGCCGGCGCCGCCTTTGCTGGCGTTCCCTTTGGCTGCTTCGCCCCTGCTGGGAACAACACCGGCGCCTTTGGCTACTGGAGCGATGATTGCGCCAAGGGGAGGGTGACCAAGACTCCGGCTCAGTGGGCCGACTTGGTCAAGAGCGCCTACCCGGGGTATGATGGGTGGAGGCCAAAGTTGCAGTTGTTCCACGGGACAAATGATGAGATTTTGGATTATGTCAACCACCAGGAGGGGATTAAGCAGTGGGCTGAGGTGCTTGGGGTCGGGGTCACACCTGTTAGTGTTACTCCTAATACTCCTATCAGCGGGTGGACAAAGAGTGTGTATGGTGCggagggttggttggaggggtatAGCGCTGCCGGGGTGCCGCATGATATTCGGGTGCAGGAGGCGACGGTGATGGCTTTCTTCGAGCTGGCTTGCAAGGGGGAGGATTGCTTCCGGTGGGGGGATGGCGAGTGGTTTGATGCTGAGCCTAGTGCTACGACGAGCTCGGTTGTGGTTTCGACGACGGGGGCGCCGGTTACGATGACGAGCACGAGCTCGACCAGTGTGAGAGTGACGACTCCTAGCGCTACTAGCACCAGCTCGAGGGTGACTACCACGTTTGTGACTTCTACTTCTACCGCTGCGCCAGTTGCCGGCCAGCCTTTGTGGGCACAATG CGGTGGCATGGGATTCAACGGTCCAACAGCATGTGCCGTAGGAACCTGCACCATCTACAATCCCTATTACGCTCAG TGCGTCCCAAGGACAGGGGTTCCCATCTGGTAA